From Canis lupus baileyi chromosome 16, mCanLup2.hap1, whole genome shotgun sequence:
CTACGGTTTGTGAATTCAGGGGGAGTTTGTTCTGATACAGTAGTGCTTCCTGgagaaataatttcttcagaaGCATTCTGTGCAGTAGTGTTTTCTACAGTAGTGTTTTCTTTAGAAGGTTCTGAAAGAGTAAATAATTCTGGAAAAGGATTTTCCTGAATTCGTTTTTCTGAAGATGAAATAGCCTCCTGTGAAGGGGAATCGATGAGGCTCCTGACGGCAGGCAATGGAGGCCTCTGTGCAGGCATCAATCTATTCGAGagtgagtttttctttctgaactttttactttttttggtctTGGGTGTTCTTTGGACTATACGTGAGcgaattttatggaaaatatacttttttccagaatgCGAGACTGGTCTGGAAGCCTCCATTTCCCTAACTCTAGCATTCGCATCTTCTAAAACAACAATGGGGTAGGTTGagtcttctgatttgtttttcaCCTTAGGTAGGGATTTTGGAGCAGTGGAGGCAGAAGGCTTGCCCATTATGTTTTGCTTCGGGAAAGAAGAGGCTGCTGCCTTGTGCTCCTTTATGAATGAAGACTCTGTGTGGACGGAGTTTCCCACTAATTTCCTGGGCCTCTGGGCCATGTGAAGCTCCTCCAGCTCCCTTGGGGATGGTCCACTGAGCCTTCTTTCTTTGGCCATGTTCTTCACAAATGACTGGGCACTCTGTTTCCCTTGGGTGCTCTGAACGTCCACTTCCTTGTAGTGCCTTTTCTGTAGGTCCTTGGGGCCCTTGAGAACACTGTTTTTTCTAAACCACCTCTTCCGTAAATTCTTAGCCTTGGGAAGGGTCTTTTCCTGTCCTTGGGCAGTTTCCAATTTCTTAAATTTGGGACCTAAAATCCCGGGAGGTATAAGCatggcagttttttctttcttttttacctcatcaattttttcttgaatttctgcaTCTAACAAATTTTCCAGGAAAGAGAGTttcctcagtttatttttgtaagttgAATTGTTGGGTCCAGGTTCAAGAGAAGGGctctttgtgttgtttttcaaGTAACCCACAGGCTTGTCTCCATCTTGAACATTTGAAAACAGAGTTTTAATGAATGGTAGTAATGTTGATTCTACATCTTCTACATTTCCCTCTGAGAAATAAGGTAATATGTAATTCAGCGCACTGATAACATCACTTTCATCATTAAAGTCTAACTGCTCATTCATAAAGGCTGACAGACCGATGCCATTTTTGTCTGAGGATGCCTTCTCTGGCTCAATTGTCAGCTCAGTACTGGTACTCTTCTTCCGGGCTTTTAATACCTTCATGAATGATCCTTCTACATTCATTATAGATGCTTTTTCATctgtcagaaaaagaagagactaGTTTTGATAATGAAAGGCTGATAGCACAGTTTTTGTCAGTCCGCAGTCATACATCCCagtcataaaaattaagaaccagCAAATATCTGAGTACCATTATCAAGGACACAAACTCAAACTTGAACCTATATTGGCaacaacaaaaggagaaaagggtatttttttaaatggctatttcTTCAGAACCTTTCACAACGTGAATGACTACATTTAGGATTATTCCATAATCCTTGGTCTCCAAGGGCCAATTATCTAGTACTTAAGAAAAGCCAAGTCTGGAAGACACTCAGCTAAACTGTCTGCAAATCTACTGTGACTCCTGGTATTCATATACCCTGTCCTGTACTGCTTCAGATGCAGTGGGAGCAGGGGGTTTCCTCCTTCTATCTCTTCAGTGTGCTTGTTTTCTTGCTACTATCACAGATGCCCATGAAAACACCCACTGCTAgtagggcctcatctggacatgccCTCTCCATCTACCCATCAATTACTATGCTTGGTCCCTGCTCCCATATATTGCAGCTCACACAAAACATAAGCTCTAGACAGAAAAAAAGCACTAAGTCCACCCTGGCTCTTTGCTTAAATTGGGCAGGGAACGAGTGTAGGCTAAGAGATTTTCCAGGTATGAGAGATATGCCAATGTGGAATGTTcgataaatcaatggaataatacttgaggttttaaaatgcagaagggataaagaaattttttgtcagaatgtgaagaaatatacttcactttcatttctaatatttctagcTTTAGTTATTAGGGTACCATCCAGAGCTTCCCACTACATGAAAGTCAGCATATGGCTTGTGTACATGCACAGTATCATCCAACCGAGTTTCATTTCCAGAAGAATTAGAAGTATTTTCAGCAGTGTTGATGAGAGTCAGAGGAGGAGGTAATAAAGGTCACAAGAAAGGAGGAGCAACGGGCTTGTAGAGAGCCCTAAACGGGACACTTGAATGCTAGGCAACAGTACTTAACACCTCTGATCTAatttttcctcacctgtaaaaggaGGCTAAACATGCCTATTCTGCCCACCTCTAAGAGATAAGGGAGTAATtagtaaaaaattgttttgaaaaataagcaaCATTGTATTTACAGAGGTAGCAAAGTGTTATTTATGATGTACCCTAGATCATTGATAGGGAACCATATTCAAGCTATCTGGGTGCAGAAGCACATTTTGGAAGTCATGAAGTTAGTGCCAATAAAACATAGTAtacagaaaaatacttaaaagtatcTGAGTGTTTTTGGATAGAAAAGCTGAGGATTCAGAAAAAGTTCAGAGTTGGACAGTCCAAGAATAGAAGAGTGCTCTGTATCCATAAGAAGGCAGCAGCTTCTGGTTAGGGAACAGGAACTCTCAGGCTCTGAATAAACTTTATCTATAAATCAGCATCACTTTTACTCTTGATaacttgtaaaaacaaacaataaacaaaaatatatctccACCTGTCATATAAGACAAGGGGGACCTGAGTTCTGATACATATGAAATTAGTTTACAAATTATgatgcatatgttttcatttgggaGTAATTAATAATGTAACTGAGAATCTGACTTATAACAAAGGAATAGTTCTTATAAATTTAGGGATTttaagggtgcctgtgtggctcagtgggttaagcatacaactcttggtttcagctcaggtcatgatttcaaggtcatgggattgagccctgcaatgggctccacactcagtggggaatctgtttgagattctctccctctgcccctccttcgactcacatctctctctctctcaaataaatctttgaaaaaaaaaagaaatttaggggtTTGAACtgtaagtgaataaaaataatgcagtgaCATCATTAGTTAAAAATTGATCAttgttgattaaaaataaaaattaaaacataaataaaatttaaaatatatcatgaggtgattcctggttggctcagcggtttagcacctgccttcagcctagggcgtgatcctggagtcctgggatcaagtcccacatcaggctccctatatggatcctgcttctccctctgcctctctctctctctctctcataaataaaatctttaaatataaatattatatatatatcatgaggCAATTCAAACTCACCACAACGTGTGGCATTTGTCAAACATTCACCGTCACAATGCAGCTTGACTGTCTTGCAAACAACCTCAATATTATTTTTGAGTTGGCAGAGACAACAGGACATACGGCTAGGTAATATCCTATAAATGGAAACACAGAGCATTATATTAGTGGTAAAGGGGTTACTTGAGTAGAAGATTCAGGCCAAGGTCTTCACAGGGCTCTGCATAAAGGAATTCTTGTGGCATATGATGGTTGGGTAGGGTTGAGTAGGGACCAGTTGGCCAATTGTTGCtcatgaatattataaataaagagaaggaCAGAGGTGCTCAACCAATAGGTAAGGATGGTAGGGGGTATGATATACCTAGAATAAGACAGAGATAAGAACTGGGTGACATTGATCAGTAGTTCAGTTCAGAAGTATCTCCTTCTGACCCAAAAGTCTCACTTTGGGTTAAGAGCATACAGGAAGAGGGTAGACTTCTAAGAAGAGTCTGAGTAAGTCTAAAATATGGCCCACATCAAGGATAGAAAGCAATCAATCAAAACTAACCCAAAATCTACACAGGTGTTACAACTAGCAGACAAGGATGTTTAAAAAGTTACtataactggggtgcctgggtgccactgttggttaagcatctgacttttggtttcaactcaggtcatgatctcaggctcataagatcaagcccctcactgggctcctaGATCACTgtaagtctgcttgagattcctctgccccacccacgtgtgctctcttctttctcttaaataaattataaaatctttataaaaaaagttaTAACAATATTTCTTATGTTAAAGAAAACCAGACTGatgaggcaccagggtggctcaatcagttaaatgtctgccttcggctcaggtcatgatccccgggtcccaagatcgagctccacatcagttTTGctcctcagcagagagcctacttctccctctcctctgctccccctgcttgtgctctcactctctgtcaaataaataaaatcttaaaaaaaaaaaaatcccagactaAGAAACCCATGTCTCTACTTAGTGAGTTATACAACAACTTCAAGTGGcctaatatatgcatacatagaGTCtacaagggagaagaaatataatttgaaaaataatagcccCCAAATTGTCCAAACAGGTAACCCTAATAAACCCACAAATCCAAGAAGGTCAATGAACTCTAAACACAAGAAATATGGACAAAACTATGCCaaagcacatcataatcaaacttctCAAGccatcaataaagagaaaatgttaaaaataagccaaaggaAAAACCTCCACACAACATATAGGGAAATAGAGATAACAATGGTAACATATTTCTTGTTGGAATTAATGGAACTCAGTAGAGCAACATCTTTAAAGCAGTGAAGCGGAGAGGGGACCAACAACTATcaaactagaattctatatccagatctttcaaaaataaaagcaaaacaaaagactgagacatacaaaagctgaaagaagtCATCATTAGTAGATTTACACTGTAGAAAAGCTAAAGAAAGTAttttcaagcagaaggaaaatgattgcGATAGAAATGTGGATCcacacaaaaggaagaagaacattAGAACTGGTAACTCCAAAGGTAAATACATAAGGtttttcttactatttaaatatctgaatacaatatgatttcacttatatgtagaatcttaaacaaatgaaaactgacaacaaaaagaagagagaaacagattcatgaatacagagaacaaactggtggttattAAAGTAGAGGGCGGGGATATGGTCAAAATGAGTGAAAAGAcgtaagaagtacaaacttctagttataaagtaagtctccagatgaaaagtacaatgtagggaatatagttaataataccgtaatacacttattgtggtattaattcttcaatcactatgttgtacatctgaaactaatttaatataCATCAACTATACTTCCTAAAGGAGTTAACTtattgtttaaacaaaaaaataatatagtgtgCTGTTTAGAAGTAAAGCAAAATGTATGAAGACATTAGCACAAAGGCCAGTAAGGGAGAAATGAAGTACACTATATATTGTAAGGTTCTTATGCCAATCatgaaatcatatattatttgAAGATAGACTGTGAAAAGTTAAAGATGAACACTACAAGCCATTAAACTACTGCTAAACTAACAAAACCTGAGTTGTAATTAACTAgccaacaaataaaatttaatttaatttaatttaatttaatttaatttaatttaatttaaaagtgtaCTCAGTCATccaaaagtaggaagaaaaagaaaaaaaatagcaaaacaaagaacagatgggacACATAGAGAGTTTAGTAGCTTTAAATGTAGTCATGTTAATAATTACATTAGGTGTAATGGTATAATCAccctaattaaaatataaaaaagcaaaagccaactatatgctgtctataagaatcATCTGCAATAGAAATATACAAGTAGgttaaaagtatagaaaaaattGTGCTATGCTAACAGTAATCAAAAGAAACCTTGGGTGGCTACATTACTGTAAGACAAAgtgcatttcaaagtaaaaaaatattaccaaGGATAAAGGAGGTTATTCCATCATTATAGGAATATCAACTAATAAAAAAGACATAACCTAAAAATTTATGCATCTgataacagaacttcaaaatatatgaaggagaatggcaaagagagacaaataaatacacaattatagttggaaatttcaatattgctttctaaataattgacagaaaaatatatagaaaatcagtaaagatatagCAGACTTGAATAACACTATCTACATACTTGACCTAACTGACATTATAGAATGCTCCACCCAAAATCAGAgtactcatttttttcaagtagataCATAATAGTTACCAAAATAGATCATAGGCTCATCTAATACCAGAATTCATGGGTATAACACAAGCCTCAATAAGTTTAAAAGGATTTAAGTCATTCAACATATGTTCTGTgactacaatggaattaaattagaaatgaacagatttgaaaaatctccaaattatttagaaactaaacaacatacttctaagTAACCCTGCCagtcaaagaaatcaaaagagaaattaagagctaTTTCGTACTAAAACTGAAACCATGTCAACATATGGGATGTTGCTAATGCGGTGTTCAGCTTCCCCAGTATccacttttaagaaattaaaaaaagaaaagaaaattaatcattGAATAAGGAGAAGAAATAGCATAATAGAGATCAAGGCACAAATAAAGAAAAcggaaaacaaaaatagagaggccagtgaaatgaaaagacagtttttatttatttatttttaaaaattgtaattatttattcatgagagatacagagagaggggcagagacataggcagagggagaagcaggctccctgtggggagcttgaaaagggactcgattctaggactccaggatcacgacctgagccaaaaacagatgctcaaccactgagccacgcaggtgccccaaaagacaGTTTTtggagaagataaataaaactgataaacctctagGCAGACTGATTAAGACAAGACAAGAGAAGACATAAATTATCAGTATCAGAAATGAGAggggtcagggatccctgggtggctcagcagtttagcgcctgccatcggcccaaagcctgatcctggagtcccgggatcaagtcccacatcaggctcccagcatggagactgcttctccctctgcctgtgtctctgcctctgtctcccccctctctctctctgtgtctctcatgaataaataaaatcttaaaaaaaaaaacagggggtgACATgtcccttgtttcttttcttttttttttttttaagattttatttttatttattcatgagagacacagagagaggcagaggcagaggcagagggagaagcaggctccctgcagggagcctcatgtgggattcaatcccagaatcccgaggtcatgagctgagccaaagggagatgctcaaccactgagccacccaggcatccctacagatattaaaaggataagaagggaatattataaaataatttgtcaatCAATTCAAGGTGAAATGAACAGATCATAAAAGATGTAaactactcaaaaataaatatgtaacttaaATATCACTATTAAAGAAATAGAGTGTGTAATTTGCAACTTTCTCACAAAGAAAGCTTCAAATCCACAGGGCTTCATGAgtgattctaccaaacatttaaggaagaaataatgccaattctacacaaactctaccagaaagttgaagagaaaagaatatttccccactcatttttaaGGCCAGCTTTTCCCTTATCATAAGTAGGCAAAGAcagtacaagaaaagaaaacaatagaccgggatccctgggtggcgcagcggtttggcgcctgcctttagcccaaggcccggtgcatggagcctgcttctccctctgcctgtgtctctgcctctctctctctctctctctctgggtgactatcataaataaataaataaataaataaataaataaataaataaataaacaaacaatagaccaatatctctcatgaacacagatgcaaaattctaAACAATGTTTCACCATATCAAACAATATATGAAGTTTCTGTATagtaaaggaaacaaccaaaaaaaaaataataaagactacctatcaaataggagaagatatttgcaagtgacatattcAATAtaggtttagtatccaaaatatataaagaatgtctaCAGATCAACaccaaaaacccccaaataatccacttaaaaactggaagacacagacatttctccaaagaagatgcacaggggtgcctgggtggctcagttggttagatgtctgccttcagcttaggtcatgatctcagggtcctgggatcgagccctgagtaaGGCTAGGtactcagaggggaatctgcttgggattctctctctctccctcttcctctgcccctcctcctgctcatgttctttctctctctctcaaataaataaataaaatcttaaaaaaaaagaagacatgcatatggccaacagacacatgaaaaaatgctcagtatcatcagggaagtgcaaataaaaaccacaatgagatatcacttcacacctgtcagaatggctaaaataaaaaacacaagaaacaacaaattttagtgaggatatggagacaTAATAACTTATGCTCTGCtggcgggaatgcaaactggtacagccactgaggaaaatggtatggaggctcctcaaaaaattaaaaataaaactaccgtatgatccagtaattgcacttctgggtatttaaccaaaaattacaaaaacactaattcaaagggatacatgcacgtctatgtagcattatttaccatagccaagttatggaaagcAGCCTACCAGTCCATTGATAGGTGGATGGATAAAAAATAGgtggtatatataaacaatgggatattattcagccataaaaaagaacgaaatccTGCCACCTGCAACAACATtagagtacaatgctaagcaaagtaagtcagtcagtgaaagacaaataccaggtgatttcacttatatgtggaatttaagaaacaaacaaaaaaaatgagcaaaggggagagagagagtcaagaaacagacatttattatagggaacaaactatAGTTGTCCCCAGAGGGGACAAGGGGTGGAatgatgggtgaaatgggtgagttcatcaaaatttaaaaattaaaaattctggtCTTCAGAGATAGAACAGAATGAAGACAAGCCACAGCCTGGGAGAAATTTGCTAAACACCTGAGAGAAAAGactttttccagaatatataatatactcttaaaactcaatagtaTGTATCCAGCTGAATGATGGATTtggaggcaccagggtggctcagttggctgcgtgtctgactcttgattttggctcaggttatggtctcagggttgtgggattgagccccaaatcaggctccaagCTTGGTGAGgaatctgagattctctctctccctctctgactgcctataccccccaccccccaccacatttggtctctctctctctctgtctgagataaataaatctttaagaaaaaaataaaaggaaaagagatttcaatagacacatcatttaaaaagatattggtACATGAATAGACACTCAACATCATGAgctattagagaaatgcaaattaaagatacaaagtctagggatccctgggtggcgcagcggtttagcgcctgcctttggcccagggcgcgatcctggagacccgggatcgaatcccacgtcgggctcccggtgcatggagcctgcttctccctctgcctatgtctctgcctctctctctctctctctctctctctctctgtgactatcataaataaaattaaaaaaaaaaaagatacaaagtttgaaaaaatttttaaactgaaatataaagatgTCATACACTACCGcttggaatgcaaaatggtacatccactttattttttttaaagcttttattcatttattatgagagacacagggagggagagagaggcagagaaacaggtagagggagaagctggctccatgcagggaacccgacatgggactagatcctgggtctccaggatcacgccctggtcggaaggtggcgctaaactgctgagccacgggggctgccctacattCACTTTAGAAAAGAGGTaagcaggttttttgtttttgtttttgtttttttttgagagagagacagcaagctcATGTgtatgagtggggtggggaggaggggcagagagaaagggagagaaagaatcttaagcatgctccacgttcagcatggagccccactgggggcttgatctcacaaccctgagattatgacctaagccaaaatcaacaatcaacagttggacacttaactgactaaccccccaggcacccctaggaagcattttcttaaaaagttaaatatacacttaGCACATGATGTAGTAATCCTACCATTAAGTATTTCACCTCCCCCAGAATGAAAGCATATGCTCACACAAAGGCCTGCACGTGACTGcttttagcagctttattcatcatagccaaaaggaaaatcagaactcaaatgtccattaagtgatgaatgcataaacaaactgATATATCCACACAACTGTAacactactcagtaataaaaaggagtgAATTACGGGTTGATGCAatcacatggatgaatctcaaaaggaTTATGCTGAGTCAAAGGAGCCAATCACACAAGactgcatactgtatgatttcattcataagacacggtagaggggcgcctgggtggctcagcagttgagcgtctgcctttgactcagggagtgatcccggagtcccgcgATCAAGTCCCAGCTCAGaatccttgtatggagcctgtttctccctctgacctctcactctctctctctttgtctctcatgaataaataaataaaatcttaaaaaaaaaaaaaaaagacatggtggAAAAAATACTATAGGGACAAAAATGAGGTTGATGGCTGTCAGGGGCTGATAGTGGCAACAGGGGATTAACTACaaacagaaatgttctgtatctcaaacgtggtggtggttacacaactaTATATTTACCAAAGCTCATTAAAAACTGCATACTTAAAAAGAGTACATATTAACTgaaaattatgcctcaataaagctgacttataaataaaacaaacctaaaTACACAACGAAGTGataataaacataagaaaaatcaaCTTACAGTTTTTCCAATTCAAGGGTCATCATGAGAATGCTCTCAATTGTTGAAAGTGACACCTGTGTTGTTCCCATGTCTCTGAAAGAGAACGCCCAAACATGCATGATACCAAAGACTAAAATTTCACACCAAGTACAAAAAGGTACTTAATAGTATgtgattatttaaattctggCTTCTCTGTCAAGCTAGCTCAAGAGTTTACTTGCTATGGAAGATAATTTCAGAGCATTcttattgaagaaattaaaatttatgtgcATCACGAACATAATCACCTTGGTGCTAAACAGTACAATCTCCTTTTACCCTTTTTCTACTCATTCTCAGTTGCATCCACCTTTCTTGAttagtcttttgttttaaataaggtaTACCTTATTCCAGTTTGCTTTTTGAGATAAATGATATTTCTACATATGTGGTAAATATTTCGCTATACACCTGCATGTTCCATATCTCTATGTGTTCTTCAATACTGCTCTCTTCTACTACAGGCTGTCTTGTCCATATACATTCTTTCTTTGCCAATAATTCTTATTGCAATAACCcagctaaaatttaaattatgactttttattcaaaatgcaaaagatttaatctttgacaaaagtaaaaaagagcagaaatcatcTCATGAGCCATGAGATTGTTGTaatacttacaaatattttaatgctggcaatttaaaaagatatgaatcTTCAACAGTTGTCAGAGGGTTATGACTGAGAATTCTGAAAAATGCAATGGAATTAAAGTTATCTGCATTTTAAGTAACTAgatgaaaatttatgttcttttttttggtatggaACTTGAAGTTTAAAAGCAATCATTTTCTGCCTTTGCCTATAAAATCACCCTTAGAATCTGTAAAA
This genomic window contains:
- the LOC140606894 gene encoding leucine-rich repeat-containing protein 37A2-like isoform X1, whose amino-acid sequence is MQFLHKLILSHNPLTTVEDSYLFKLPALKYLDMGTTQVSLSTIESILMMTLELEKLILPSRMSCCLCQLKNNIEVVCKTVKLHCDGECLTNATRCDEKASIMNVEGSFMKVLKARKKSTSTELTIEPEKASSDKNGIGLSAFMNEQLDFNDESDVISALNYILPYFSEGNVEDVESTLLPFIKTLFSNVQDGDKPVGYLKNNTKSPSLEPGPNNSTYKNKLRKLSFLENLLDAEIQEKIDEVKKKEKTAMLIPPGILGPKFKKLETAQGQEKTLPKAKNLRKRWFRKNSVLKGPKDLQKRHYKEVDVQSTQGKQSAQSFVKNMAKERRLSGPSPRELEELHMAQRPRKLVGNSVHTESSFIKEHKAAASSFPKQNIMGKPSASTAPKSLPKVKNKSEDSTYPIVVLEDANARVREMEASRPVSHSGKKYIFHKIRSRIVQRTPKTKKSKKFRKKNSLSNRLMPAQRPPLPAVRSLIDSPSQEAISSSEKRIQENPFPELFTLSEPSKENTTVENTTAQNASEEIISPGSTTVSEQTPPEFTNRRNLSNTYSTTTRDNFVPTVKQTNETQWEYHNLVTDLPPKPTGFSVAKLSSAGDLFEIQLNQQLRSLIPNNDVRRLISHVIRTLKMDCSETNVQLACAKLISRTGLLMKLLSEQQEVKVSKAEWDTDQWKTENYINESTEAQSEQKEQKSSEPTKEVPGYGYNNKLILAISVTVVVMILIIVFCLIEIYSHRAAPVEDEEGGSRLFFNSLLHKRCSIQRENQGFFWRRRPLWLRDMYRPLNATRKKNMAQKLHDRDSSDEDEIFNKEPGEKGDAPAEKPQATNSAAEDLGYFTTAAFHTFKAAAATQKSVHFGNPLLKSLQHSMVPSL
- the LOC140606894 gene encoding leucine-rich repeat-containing protein 37A2-like isoform X3, encoding MGTTQVSLSTIESILMMTLELEKLILPSRMSCCLCQLKNNIEVVCKTVKLHCDGECLTNATRCDEKASIMNVEGSFMKVLKARKKSTSTELTIEPEKASSDKNGIGLSAFMNEQLDFNDESDVISALNYILPYFSEGNVEDVESTLLPFIKTLFSNVQDGDKPVGYLKNNTKSPSLEPGPNNSTYKNKLRKLSFLENLLDAEIQEKIDEVKKKEKTAMLIPPGILGPKFKKLETAQGQEKTLPKAKNLRKRWFRKNSVLKGPKDLQKRHYKEVDVQSTQGKQSAQSFVKNMAKERRLSGPSPRELEELHMAQRPRKLVGNSVHTESSFIKEHKAAASSFPKQNIMGKPSASTAPKSLPKVKNKSEDSTYPIVVLEDANARVREMEASRPVSHSGKKYIFHKIRSRIVQRTPKTKKSKKFRKKNSLSNRLMPAQRPPLPAVRSLIDSPSQEAISSSEKRIQENPFPELFTLSEPSKENTTVENTTAQNASEEIISPGSTTVSEQTPPEFTNRRNLSNTYSTTTRDNFVPTVKQTNETQWEYHNLVTDLPPKPTGFSVAKLSSAGDLFEIQLNQQLRSLIPNNDVRRLISHVIRTLKMDCSETNVQLACAKLISRTGLLMKLLSEQQEVKVSKAEWDTDQWKTENYINESTEAQSEQKEQKSSEPTKEVPGYGYNNKLILAISVTVVVMILIIVFCLIEIYSHRAAPVEDEEGGSRLFFNSLLHKRCSIQRENQGFFWRRRPLWLRDMYRPLNATRKKNMAQKLHDRDSSDEDEIFNKEPGEKGDAPAEKPQATNSAAEDLGYFTTAAFHTFKAAAATQKSVHFGNPLLKSLQHSMVPSL
- the LOC140606894 gene encoding leucine-rich repeat-containing protein 37A2-like isoform X2, whose product is MQFLHKLILSHNPLTTVEDSYLFKLPALKYLDMGTTQVSLSTIESILMMTLELEKLILPSRMSCCLCQLKNNIEVVCKTVKLHCDGECLTNATRCDEKASIMNVEGSFMKVLKARKKSTSTELTIEPEKASSDKNGIGLSAFMNEQLDFNDESDVISALNYILPYFSEGNVEDVESTLLPFIKTLFSNVQDGDKPVGYLKNNTKSPSLEPGPNNSTYKNKLRKLSFLENLLDAEIQEKIDEVKKKEKTAMLIPPGILGPKFKKLETAQGQEKTLPKAKNLRKRWFRKNSVLKGPKDLQKRHYKEVDVQSTQGKQSAQSFVKNMAKERRLSGPSPRELEELHMAQRPRKLVGNSVHTESSFIKEHKAAASSFPKQNIMGKPSASTAPKSLPKVKNKSEDSTYPIVVLEDANARVREMEASRPVSHSGKKYIFHKIRSRIVQRTPKTKKSKKFRKKNSLSNRLMPAQRPPLPAVRSLIDSPSQEAISSSEKRIQENPFPELFTLSEPSKENTTVENTTAQNASEEIISPGSTTVSEQTPPEFTNRRNLSNTYSTTTRDNFVPTVKQTNETQWEYHNLVTDLPPKPTGFSVAKLSSAGDLFEIQLNQQLRSLIPNNDVRRLISHVIRTLKMDCSETNVQLACAKLISRTGLLMKLLSEQQEVKVSKAEWDTDQWKTENYINESTEAQSEQKEQKSSEPTKEVPGYGYNNKLILAISVTVVVMILIIVFCLIEIYSHRAAPVEDEEGGSRLFFNSLLHKRCSIQRENQGFFWRRRPLWLRDMYRPLNATRKKNMAQKLHDRDSSDEDEIFNKEPGEKGDAPAEKPQATNSAAEDLGEESDSELRTVIVLK
- the LOC140606894 gene encoding leucine-rich repeat-containing protein 37A2-like isoform X6 gives rise to the protein MNVEGSFMKVLKARKKSTSTELTIEPEKASSDKNGIGLSAFMNEQLDFNDESDVISALNYILPYFSEGNVEDVESTLLPFIKTLFSNVQDGDKPVGYLKNNTKSPSLEPGPNNSTYKNKLRKLSFLENLLDAEIQEKIDEVKKKEKTAMLIPPGILGPKFKKLETAQGQEKTLPKAKNLRKRWFRKNSVLKGPKDLQKRHYKEVDVQSTQGKQSAQSFVKNMAKERRLSGPSPRELEELHMAQRPRKLVGNSVHTESSFIKEHKAAASSFPKQNIMGKPSASTAPKSLPKVKNKSEDSTYPIVVLEDANARVREMEASRPVSHSGKKYIFHKIRSRIVQRTPKTKKSKKFRKKNSLSNRLMPAQRPPLPAVRSLIDSPSQEAISSSEKRIQENPFPELFTLSEPSKENTTVENTTAQNASEEIISPGSTTVSEQTPPEFTNRRNLSNTYSTTTRDNFVPTVKQTNETQWEYHNLVTDLPPKPTGFSVAKLSSAGDLFEIQLNQQLRSLIPNNDVRRLISHVIRTLKMDCSETNVQLACAKLISRTGLLMKLLSEQQEVKVSKAEWDTDQWKTENYINESTEAQSEQKEQKSSEPTKEVPGYGYNNKLILAISVTVVVMILIIVFCLIEIYSHRAAPVEDEEGGSRLFFNSLLHKRCSIQRENQGFFWRRRPLWLRDMYRPLNATRKKNMAQKLHDRDSSDEDEIFNKEPGEKGDAPAEKPQATNSAAEDLGYFTTAAFHTFKAAAATQKSVHFGNPLLKSLQHSMVPSL